The following are encoded together in the Vigna angularis cultivar LongXiaoDou No.4 chromosome 9, ASM1680809v1, whole genome shotgun sequence genome:
- the LOC108346820 gene encoding protein NRT1/ PTR FAMILY 6.4-like, whose amino-acid sequence MTDKCNKTVLVASHEEEEKETEVIAAVDFRGHPVDKTKTGGWLAAGLILGLLNRPRICVMGIAMNLVTYLVRDLNLPSPDFATIVTNVMGTVNLLGLVGGFLSDAKLGRYLTVAISTTIAAMGVSLLSAATTIPSMRPPTCSGVRKQHHECIQATGKQLALLYIALNTIPVGGGGIKSNVSGLGFLICLVSVLDDCNGVVKSNWSIQVAEPFPYQGSILGSGEEPEFVNSSVLSTKH is encoded by the exons ATGACAGATAAATGCAATAAAACT GTTCTGGTTGCAAGTCatgaagaggaggaaaaagAGACAGAAGTCATTGCTGCTGTGGATTTTCGAGGCCACCCAGTAGACAAGACAAAAACTGGAGGATGGCTAGCAGCAGGGCTCATCTTAGGCTTAC TGAACAGGCCAAGAATATGTGTGATGGGCATAGCCATGAATTTAGTGACCTACTTGGTTAGAGATTTGAATCTCCCTTCACCTGATTTTGCCACCATAGTTACCAATGTCATGGGAACTGTCAACCTTCTTGGCCTTGTCGGTGGCTTCCTTTCTGATGCCAAACTTGGTAGATACCTCACTGTTGCCATATCTACAACCATCGCTGCTATG GGAGTGAGTTTGTTAAGTGCGGCTACCACCATTCCTAGCATGAGACCTCCCACATGCAGTGGTGTCAGAAAACAACACCATGAATGCATTCAGGCTACTGGCAAACAATTGGCTTTGCTATATATAGCACTTAACACTATACCAGTGGGTGGAGGAGGAATAAAATCCAATGTCTCGGGTTTGGG atttttaatctgtttggtCAGTGTTTTGGATGATTGCAATGGTGTTGTGAAGTCCAATTGGAGCATTCAAGTTGCAGAACCCTTTCCCTACCAaggtagcatcttaggaagtggagAGGAACCTGAATTTGTGAATTCAAGTGTGCTGTCCACCaaacattaa